The nucleotide window TTTCATCAGTGGGAATAGTCCGACTGCCAAGGTTTGACATGGCAATGGCAAAATCTGACGCAAATAATAAGCCTGTCCTTGCCACAGAAGACATTCATATCGTCACAGTGTAAGAGCTTTTCCTGTTTTCTTTCCTTAAGAGAGATCTTTCAACTAATCTTCTTCATTAAGTAGATTTTTCACCTAAATTAAGATATGTTTCCCTGTTAATTCGCAGTTATGGTAGGATCTACTGCCTGCAACTTGATAGAATAGCAATGCAGCTCCATTGTTACAGATTTTATCGGGATGCTGTGATACAACAGGTAAGCTATTACCAACACCAAGATATACGTATATTTACGCAATGACGTCATAGCATTCTTGACCCTTGAGATTTAGAACTTACATTGAAGTAGTAGTGGCTATAAAGATAGATTAAGAGAAAACTAGTGCTCTATGATTATGGTATCTGATTGTTCTAATACTTATAAAAAAAGGTACTGATGATTCTAATTATCTAAGAGACAGTGTTGTAGCTTCTCAAAATAACAGAAAGGTCTAAATTTGAATATtgttagagatagctatgtaattgtcccacattggaataggagtagtatcccctttgtatagagtagctataaatagcacctcttgtattgcatcacacacaatatatatcatattttctctcgtgtcttctcacatggtatcagagctatcgtgagagatttatcgatgtgcataaattccagcgattccgggaagtaaaatcagtcaCCGGAACCCTTTTTTCCGGCGACTTTCAAAGTTGTTTTGTGTCTGCTTTGTCTCGGTCAGTGTTGTGcacaaaatccaacactaccacaagagtagTCACTGTCCGGCGACTAAATCCCAGTGAAAATCTCCGGCGGTACTGTAGCTGTCCAAAGAAAATTTTGCGGCGAAGTTCCAACGTTGCGTGGGTCACCTTCCGGCCATTTTTTTGGCGACGACTCTTCAGGACAGATTGTTTCCCTTGCAATTCCGAGCCTACCTATCCAGGTTACACCAAATTCCGacaacttttttatttttccggcgtgaatagtgatttcaaaaaaaaaaggtggacatccggccattttttgaaaaagttccttcagaacagttgggtcttctggtaattccgatcctactcctactgtttttatttcattccgACCACTTTGAATATTTTCCGGCTGCAACAGTAACTTTCCAACTGCTACAGTAGTTTCCTATTCTGGTTCAGTGTTCCTTACTCTATTTTCAGTGGATTACAGttgattatttctcttatttggtaataatttacaaGATGTCTTTGGGAATTGATGTTTTTGGGTCTAAAAGCATGAGTTCTGGAAACTCTAATGTTATGATTACctcggaacctttaatgggaggttcaaactacttagcttgggcttcatctgtcgagttgtggtgtaaaggtcaagGTGTGCAAGATCATCTGATTAAACAGTCTAGCGAAGGAGATGAAAAGGCGATAGCGCTTTGGGCAAAAATTGATGCTCAattatgtagcatcttgtggcgttctattgattctaagttgatgcctttgtttcggccattccagacatgttatttggtttgggcaaaggctcgtacgttatacactaatgatatatctcgcttctatgatgtgatatcacggatgacaaacttaaagaagcaagaattagatatgtctacttacttgggtcagGTACAGGCAGTCACGGAGGAATTTGAGACAttgatgccagtttctgctagtgtgtcaaaacaacaagagcagcgacagaaaatgtttctagttcttacactcgctggacttcctcatgatcttgattcagtacgagaccagattttggCGAGTCCGACTGTCcctacagttgatgaattattctctcgattacttcgccttgctgcagcaccaagtcacccagtgatttcatcacagatacttgattcctctgttcttgcATCCCAGACAGTGGATGTTCGGGCATCTCAAGCTATAGAGAATAGACGAGGAGGCGGTCGTTTTGggagatctagacccaagtgttcttattgtcacaaacttggacacactcgcgAAATGTGTTATTCCTTAAATGGCCGTCCATCCAAAAATGCCTACGTTGCTCAGAGCGAGACTACAAGTAACCAGGGCTTTTCtgtatctaaagaagaatataatgagctccttcagtatcgagcaagtaagcaaacatctccacaagtagcctcagttgcCCAGACTGATACTCCTattgctggtaattcttttgcttgtgtttcccagtctagtactcttggaccatgggtcatggactcaggCGCTTCTGATCATATCTCTGGTAATAAATCACTTTTGTCGAATATATTATATACACAGTCTCTTCctactgttactttagccaatggatgtcaaactaaggcacaaggagttggacaagccaacccattgtcttctatcaccctagattccgttctttatgttcctggttgtccttttagtcttgcatctgttagtcgtttgactcgtgccctcaattgtggtatatattttattgatgattcttttattatgcaggaccgcagtacgggacgGACAATTGGTACAGGTCGTGAATCAGAAGGTCTTTATTACCTTAACTCGctcagtccttccacaacatgtctagttacagatcctccagatctaatccacagacgtttaggacatccgagtttatccaaacttcaaaagatggtgcctagtttatccagtttgtctagattagattgtgagtcgtgtcagcttgggaaacatacccgagcttcctttacgcgtagtgttgagagtcatgcagagtctgttttctccttggttcattctgatatatggggtcctagtagagtcagttcaaccttgggatttcgttattttgttagctttattgatgattactcaagatgtacttggcttttcttaatgaaagatcgttctgagttattctctatattccagagtttttgtgctgaaatcaaaaaccaatttggtgtctctatccgcatttttcgcagtgataatgccttagaatatgtatcttctcagtttcagcagtttatgtcttctcatggaattattcatcagacatcttgtccttatacccctcagcaaaatggggttgcagaaagaaagaataggcaccttattgagactgctcgcacacttctaattgagTCTCGTGTTCCGctgcgtttttggggcgatgcagttctcacagcttgttatttgattaataggatgccttcatctcccatcaagggtcagattccacattcaatattgtttccccagtcagccttataccctcttccacctcgggtttttgggagcacatgttttgttcataacttagccccggGGAAAggtaagttagctcctcgtgctctcaagtgtgtcttccttggttattctcgtgttcagaagggatatcgttgttattcaCCTGATCTTcataggtaccttatgtcagctgatgtcacatttttcgagtctaaacctttcttcacaaCTAATGTCACTTCTGCTGACCACCATGACATATCTGAGGTTTTACCTATACCGATTTTTGAGGAATTTAGTAATCCTCCTCCACCTTCAACCACAGAGGTTTCACCAATACCAACTTTTGAGGAGTCCAGTGTTATCCCTCCTAGTTCCccagccacaggaacaccactcttgacttatcatcgtcgttcgcgccctacatcaggcccatctggttctcgtcctgcacctgacaCGGCTCCTACTGCGGATcctgctcctagtacaccgattgcacttcgaaaaggtatacggaccacactaaaccctaatcctcattatgttggtttgagttatcatcgtctgtcatctccccattatgcttttatatcttcattGTCCTcagtttccatccctaagtctacaggtgaagcattgtctcatccaggatggcgacatgctatgagtgacgagatgtctgctttacatacaagtggtacatgggagcttgttcctcttccttcaggtaaatctaccattggttgtcgttgggtttatgcagtcaaagttggtcccgatggccagattgatcgacttaaggcacgtcttgttgccaaaggatacactcaaatatttgggctagattacagtgataccttctctccagTGGCTAAAGTGGCATCAgttcgcctttttctatccatggctgcagttcgtcattggcccctctatcagttggacattaagaatgcctttcttcatggtgatcttgaggatgaggtttatatggagcaaccacctggttttattgctcagggggagtctcgtggccttgtatgtcgcttgcgtcggtcactttatggtctaaagcagtctcctcgagcctggtttggtaagttcagcacggttatccaggagtttggcatgactcgtagtgaagctgatcactctgtgttttattgccactctgcttcaagtctatgtatttatctggtagtctatgttgatgatattgttattacgggcaatgatcaggatggtattactaatctgaagcagcatctcttccagcactttcaaactaaggatctatgcagattgaagtactttctaggtattgaggttgcttaatctagctcaggtattgttatttctcaaaggaaatatgtgttagacattcttgaggaaacAGGGATGACaggttgcagacctgttgacacgccgatggatccgaattctaaacttctgcctggacaggggagccgcttagcgatcctgcaagctataggcggctggttggtaaattaaattatctcacagtgactaggcccgacatttcttatcccgtgagtgttgtaagtcagtttatgaattctccctgtgatagtcattgggatgcagttgtccgcattatccggtatataaaatcggctccaggtAAAGGATTactgtttgaggatcgaggtcatgagcagatcgttgggtactcggatgctgattgggcaggatcaccttctgatagacgttctacgtctggatattgtgttttagtaggaggaaatttggtgtcctggaaaagtaagaaacagaatgtagttgctcggtctagtgcagaagcagaataccgagcaatggctatggcaacatgtgaactagtctggaccaaacaattgctcaaggagttgaaatttggtgaaatcagttagatggaacttgtgtgcgataatcaagctgcacttcatattgcatcaaatctggtgtttcatgagagaactaaacacattgagattgattgtcacttcgtcagagaaaagatactctcaggagatattactACGAAGTTTGTGAgatcgaatgatcaacttgcagatattttcaccaagtccctcactagTCCTCGCATtgattatatatgtaacaagctcggtacatatgatttatatgctccggcttgaggggagtgttagagatagctatgtaattgtcccacattggaataggagtagtatcccctttgtatagagtaactataaatagcacctcttgtattgcatcacacacaatatatatcaatatatatcatattttctctcGTGCCTTCTCACAAATATGCTTCTTATAACATATGGATAAATAAGCTTATACACCGATCATTTGCTGGAAGCTATTTCCAATGAACTATCATATCTATTCTAAAAAGTTATATGGTAGTGAATATTGGGTTGCTAAAGTCCAATATATCCGCAAGATAAGTATTGCAGAGATGTGGATGCTAAGATGGATGGGCGGTCATACAAGATTAGATAAAATTAAAAATGATCAAATTCACCAAAGGTGCAAGTAGCATGcattaaggataaaataagaGAAGGTCGCTTGAGATGGTTTGGTCATGTCTTGCGTCGCATTACAGAAGCACTGGTCCGTATGTGTGAAACTATGGTGAGTGAAGGTGTTAAAAATGGACGAGATAGACGTAAAATCACATGGAAGGAAGTTGTCTCGGAAGACCTACAAATCCTTGGAATCAATGCAGATTTAGCTAAAGATAGGGtacaatggaaaaaaaaaatccgTATATGTTATAATTACTAGATAGGAATAGGCTTTAAATTTGTTAAAGAACTTTTACTgttcttaaaaatatatatatatatattcacaactattattttattttggcatgaCGATGATATGAGTTGAGCTTAAAGAAAGAAGTGAGGATTCATATCGGCGACTCCAACTTTGTTTGGGACTGAGGAGTAGTTGTAATTGTTGCTATGTCAAGAGGATTAATTTTTTTCCTTCAATAATGTTAGCTGATAAACTGCGTAAGGGAGTTTGAACCAACTAGCTATAAGTATAAGTTAGTTAGAAGTCAAAACTTTTGGCCTAAATGTCAAAGGTCTTCAACACGGGTTGATGGACAAAAAAGTCAAATTAGGACAGGAGCGGATTTAGCCCAAAATAAAGGTGCACGTGAACCCATGCTTTCACCGTCAAACTAGGtcttttatgtatatatttcctCAAATTTATCTAATATTATTTATTGGCACCCATGCTCCAAAAAGGTTGAATGGTGCACTTTGTTGAAGGTTAAGTTATTTACCCAAAGGAATAGGGATGGATTCCAACTTAgtactttttttctctcttttctttagtGGTGCACCCATGTTTTAAAAATCTTAGACCCGCCTCTTTATTAGGAGACCCTAGTTGCTCAAATGAGGCTGATTTTAGTTGGCATTTTCTAGATTAGAAGGCAATAGTTTCCGTTGATTGTGAATAGGTCACCCAAAACTATTGTTATCCCATAGTTAGAGAAATCAAGAAGTCAAGTAGGAATATTATATCATTATCAATGCGACTGGGTGTCCCTTAATGAGAGAAGGAATCCTTAAAAGTCTCAAGGGCTCTAAGAAAAACTGCTCTCGCGTATTCTCAAGCCTTTTACTTCCTTCAACAGCTTATTTGTGATGAAGTTATGATTGTCCCAATATAAAAGGGGAATACAAAAAGTAGAAAATCTCACACAAAAATGTGGTTTTCTTCAAAGACTATCTATAGTCAGAATTGctccaaaattcacaaaatatatcACCAAATGGACTAAGTTATTGTGAATTTGTGATTATTGTGTCTTTCCTTCCAGATAGTCCTCATGAGTCGGTAGGGGCCTACTTCCTGTGCTCTATTCCTCCTAAGAGTCCTGCTTGAGCAAATCTTTTACTGTGGTTGACATTGACATTCGATTTCGAACAAGTTTCATACTATGCTTCATAACTATTGTGGTACCTGATAGTGAAGCAACATATAGTTTAATTTTATCCTGATAGCTAGCtcttgaattttttttagaaaaacaagCCTCATGAAAGACCAGCTTAATTTTATCCTGATAGCTAgctcttgaattttttttaaaaaacaagcCTCATGAAAGACCAGCTTATGTGAACTCTTTTTCCTCTTTCTCAAGTTAGCAGTTGTTACATGCTGGTAGCTATATAAAAGAACATACTTCTTTTAGGTGCTCTTAGAGTCACTCCGAACAATGGGGAATGTCTTGGTCTTCCTCACCAGCAGCTTAGGATAGAAAAGACTGCAGCGTCAATAGCTCTTTGCTATATCCCCTTCCATGTCTGCATGTCCGGATCCATGAATGATCATTTTTTCCTTAAAATGATTTGAGGAGATTTGAACTCTTCTATTTGCTAATCTTCCGAGTTTTCTCTAGGTCTTAGATTCCATAGCATCTATCATCTCTCACATTTTAGTTTCTTGGAAGTACAAGGATGGTTgccccctccctcccccccccccccaaaaaaaaattccTTAACTCCCACCTTGATAATAGCTCTTTTGTTTGGGTCATTCATCCCTGTTGTTAAAGgtgcgcttaagccctgaagcgagcgaaaaacatgttgagcgctttgCCTCACTTAGCTGGCGTTTCGGTGTCGTAATCTACGCTCTAAGGAATACTTTTTCTTACCAATGAGTGTAATCCTAAAGAGGTTACACTAAACAATTTATATTTGTTATTCTTGCTTTATAATTATTAATCTTGGACTACACATATGTATTTGTATTTTTTCTCCATTTGCGCCTTTTTTCACtaaagcccacgctttatttgcgctttgcgcttaaagccccaatggaccttagagcttttttgcgcttttcacCTCTTTGATAACACTGCTATCCCCCTCACGTTTCATGTAATGATTTTAATATTCATTAACTACTGCTTTTCCTTTCCCATCCTTAATTCCTCCCTCCTTCTTTCCCCTCCTTTTGTCCCTAAACCTTTTCGTATACACCATAATGTTCCCCCCTCCCGTCATGTCTTCTAGTCAACTCCCACTCTGTTGCTATCCTCGCTTTCCCTCTCCTATTCCCCACTACCTCCTTTGGGTCATATTCAATGTCAAGTAGAAGTTGTATGGCCCTATCCCCCTTGCCATCAAaagtaaacaacaacaacaacaacaagcccaatattttcccacaagtggggtctgagggtgagatgtacgcagtcttacccctaTCCTAGAAggacagagaggctgtttccgatagaccttcaAAAGTAACACCCAAAAATTCCCCAAAGTTGAGGTATTTGTTCCCTCGCCAATCCGGACAATCTCCTTCCACCTTTGAAGATTGCTAAGAGTGGATATTCTCCTCCACTTCCACATTTTCTCCTCTAAGATTACCCATGTACTCAACTACTTGATCCTTTACCACACCACTTCCAACGCTCACCTCCACCCAATTGAAAATTCTCCCTCACTGCCCAAGACCACGTAGGCCTCTCTACCCCTTcgggggtaggggtaaggtctgcgtacactctaccctccctagaccccacttgtgggattttactgggttgttgttgttgttgttggtaattTACCAGTTTTACGCGAGGGAGGCAGAGTGTGGCTACAAAAACCATTCAGTGAAAAAGAAGTGAAAGAGTTTGCAAAGGTACGTGATGGTGATAACCATTAGTGACTCGGCAATATCCTTGGGAGGCCGGTTTTGCGAAATTAGAGGCCAACGGAGAAGGATCTTTAAATTTTAGAGTCTGCCCACAGCTGTCCTCCTCCTTTCTCCCCCAGTTAAACTGATTTGCGTTGGTTTCTGCATGCTCCATGCTTTAATTGACTCTCATGGAGACCTCCCATCCTTAATCTCCCCCTCCTTCTTTCCCCTTGATCCATCCTTAACCTCCCTTCTTTCCCCTGCGTTTGATATCGGTTCGATTTTGGTCCTTTAAACCATTTGGTTTTTGGGTATTGAGGCAGTTTTGGACTTAGTGAACTGATTCATCCTACTCAACCAAACCGGTTCCCTTATCCGAGGGTACTGTAGTCCTTTTTGAAATTGACTCCATTACCAATTTAACTCTCCAACACCTCCTCTTTTGTGAATGCCTTTTGCAAAAACTGAAAaagaattttagtttttcaaaACAAATGCCACCTAAATTGAACTTGCTGGAAATTTTAATCCAAAGGAAATtgctggaattttttttttccagaaagtAGCCAAAAAATTTTGCACAATGGCCTGAATCGACCCTCGAGCTGCAGTATGGAAAAGACTGGAATGGCTAGAAAGTGAACGATTTGCATGGAAAGTCTACATTGGCGGAATAGGGTTCCAACCACCAGGAAGTTTAAAATTAAGTTGGAGTTGGAAGAGGAGTCCACCACCAAGAATCCAACAAAGTGGACTTGAAACTAATCGAGGCAGACTACACTCATTGCATAATGACAAAGTCTAGGAGGTTCTGGCGGTGCATGATGACACATGGAGGGTTTGGTAGCATTCTTGCGGGGTGTGGAGGGTTTGACTGAAGCCCTAATCTAACATCTCTCATGCCTACTCAAACTTTCTAGTTTTGTCTTTAGCTTATTCTCTAAGTTTTCTGACCAGATCATTTGGCTCTTCCCATCCGCTCTTGATCTGACGATAAAAATGCTAGTACATTAATTTTCTATAATCTGTATAAATTTGTGTGTTGCTCCTAATTTGATTTTTACAAGTGATGCTGAACTAGTTCTTAGGAATGGACAACATTCAGGTGACCAACTGCATCAGAACCAAGTGTAGGCAGAATGTCTCTTTTTAAACATTTCTGAGAAGAATATGGTGTATCTGATATTCATATGACATTCTATTTTTTCATCCCCTTTTATGGGTTTTGTTTAATTGAAATGATGTCTTGTGTTTAATTGCTCATACTTCTAGTTCATCTCTAGAGCTGCTTGTCCTTAAAACATATATTGGTCTGCTTTTTGATTGTATTACCGAGAGGTTGGCTTTCTTCTAGAACTTGAGGTCAAATAAATGCATTAACCTAATGAAATAGGTGAAAGTTACACTTTGGAGGATTTCATGTGGTATTTGCTCTGCTTGCATTTATATTGGCAGATACCAACTTCATTTAATATTTGTCGGAAATAACTTTTCCTTCTTCTCTGATGACTCCTAATTATACTTCCAGGGTTCTTTGCCAGTTTATTCCAATAAGATAACTGTCAGTGTGGTAGACAATGTACTGCTTGTTCACCAAGTGGATGCGAAGGTGGTTATTATATATGATATATTTGCAGATTCTCGAGCGCCTGTATCTGCTCCACTTCCATTATTAGTTAGAGGTTTCTCTAGAGCAAATGCTGCAGCCTCTCAATTGATGTGCCAAAATGATGAAGGTCCGGCGGGAAAGGACTCAAATCATGGTGAAACAGTCATCTATGCAGACGAGTGGGTATTTCTCGTTCCAGACCTTATATGTGATATTGCCAATGGAGTTTTGTGGAAGATCAATTTAGATCTGGAGGTAAATTCTGAATCTCTGATTGCTAGTCAATATCACGATACGGAAGTTACTGTACTACTGTCTTTATCTTTTACAGGCCATTTCCGCTAGCAGCTCAGAAGTGCAAACAATCCTTGAATTTTTGCAGAGGAGGAAATTGGAAGCAAATAAGGTCTCATCTTTCGGTTCTAATTTCTTTTAATGCAACTGCTGCTTGCGCACATACAAATGTTGATTTTTCCTGTTTTATGCATGAACATGTTGTGTTACAAAAAATAATGGATGATTTGCTCTGGTTTATTTGTTGGGATAGAAGCAGTTTCCATCGAGACATTAATATTTTTGTATCAATAGTACCTCCCAGAAATGTCTTTGTTGAATATTTTGCACTAAGTTAATATTTTCACCATCTGAAATTGTCTGTTTCAGGCTAAACAGTTGTGTTTGGCAATTGCTCGGACAATTATTCTCGAACGAAGACCTGTGCCCATGGTCGCGAGGGCAATAGACGTCTTAGtgaattttttctctctttcaatAAAAACTGGAATATATCAGGCAGGGTCAAAAGTGGAGAGAAGTTCAACAGCCAGTGGTTCTAATGTTAATAGTGCTGTTGGCGAATCCATCAATCAAACAGATGCATCTGAAAAGTCACTAAAACAAGAAAGCGCTAGTGGCATGCACGACAAGTCTATTGTCAATTCCTCTTCCTTTACTTCGGACTCTGAGGACAATGTTAGCTTTGCACCAAATAGAGgcaaatctaaaaatatcaattTGTCTAGTAGTAAACAAGATGGAGGTTACTTAGTGGGCACAGATATATCTGGTGTTGAAGCTCAGCCTTCTGTTATACGACCTCAAGCTCCTGGAACAGGTAGCACTCCCCTAAGAACTGATGAGCAGCAGGAGTCTCTGGTAACTTCTGCTGCAATATCCCCTGATGATCTGTGCAGCTTTGTGTTTGCTCCTGTAGAAGAAGAAATAGCCGGGGATTCGTCTTACTTGGTTGCTGTCATTGTTGAGTTCCTACGCAGGTACACTCTCTCGGAGCTATCTCATAAATAACGGCCATGATGCCATCGTTATCTAATCACatttagaaagaaagaaacagTTTGAATATTACATTCACTAATAGAGGATGCAATAAGTCTGCTGTTAATAAAAGATAGTTCATCTGTGAGGATCCATTTTTGACCCCGAAAGAAATATACAAAACTTTTTCAATGGAAGTTTAGAGTCAAAC belongs to Nicotiana tabacum cultivar K326 chromosome 6, ASM71507v2, whole genome shotgun sequence and includes:
- the LOC107832737 gene encoding uncharacterized protein LOC107832737 isoform X2 — protein: MSTKASSSQPSGFGSSGALSHVYIQHPPLRSKIPGARNSFYDDGTKQLIVLTSDQVFSWKTTPFDPNVTPSSDLIGEGPVLSIRYSLDLKLLAVQRSPHEVHIQNRESGDTFSHKCRSESERILGFFWTDSPTCDIVFVKTSGLELFSCNFESRALQLVETKKLNVSWYVYTHESRLVLLASGMQCKSFTGYQISSVGIVRLPRFDMAMAKSDANNKPVLATEDIHIVTVYGRIYCLQLDRIAMQLHCYRFYRDAVIQQGSLPVYSNKITVSVVDNVLLVHQVDAKVVIIYDIFADSRAPVSAPLPLLVRGFSRANAAASQLMCQNDEGPAGKDSNHGETVIYADEWVFLVPDLICDIANGVLWKINLDLEAISASSSEVQTILEFLQRRKLEANKAKQLCLAIARTIILERRPVPMVARAIDVLVNFFSLSIKTGIYQAGSKVERSSTASGSNVNSAVGESINQTDASEKSLKQESASGMHDKSIVNSSSFTSDSEDNVSFAPNRGKSKNINLSSSKQDGGYLVGTDISGVEAQPSVIRPQAPGTGSTPLRTDEQQESLVTSAAISPDDLCSFVFAPVEEEIAGDSSYLVAVIVEFLRSANLERLKVPPNIYILMIQLLARNENYAELGLLIMNKIIEPSKEVAMQLLASGRQNFQTKKLGLDMLRELTLHHDYVLLLVQDGYYLEALRYARKTKVFLSFPASTNSMSRPKIH
- the LOC107832737 gene encoding uncharacterized protein LOC107832737 isoform X1; amino-acid sequence: MSTKASSSQPSGFGSSGALSHVYIQHPPLRSKIPGARNSFYDDGTKQLIVLTSDQVFSWKTTPFDPNVTPSSDLIGEGPVLSIRYSLDLKLLAVQRSPHEVHIQNRESGDTFSHKCRSESERILGFFWTDSPTCDIVFVKTSGLELFSCNFESRALQLVETKKLNVSWYVYTHESRLVLLASGMQCKSFTGYQISSVGIVRLPRFDMAMAKSDANNKPVLATEDIHIVTVYGRIYCLQLDRIAMQLHCYRFYRDAVIQQGSLPVYSNKITVSVVDNVLLVHQVDAKVVIIYDIFADSRAPVSAPLPLLVRGFSRANAAASQLMCQNDEGPAGKDSNHGETVIYADEWVFLVPDLICDIANGVLWKINLDLEAISASSSEVQTILEFLQRRKLEANKAKQLCLAIARTIILERRPVPMVARAIDVLVNFFSLSIKTGIYQAGSKVERSSTASGSNVNSAVGESINQTDASEKSLKQESASGMHDKSIVNSSSFTSDSEDNVSFAPNRGKSKNINLSSSKQDGGYLVGTDISGVEAQPSVIRPQAPGTGSTPLRTDEQQESLVTSAAISPDDLCSFVFAPVEEEIAGDSSYLVAVIVEFLRSANLERLKVPPNIYILMIQLLARNENYAELGLLIMNKIIEPSKEVAMQLLASGRQNFQTKKLGLDMLRELTLHHDYVLLLVQDGYYLEALRYARKTKVNTVQPSLFLEAAYASNDSQHLAAVLRFFSDFIPGFNSTTDHQTYSRCLAEMNSVITA